The Narcine bancroftii isolate sNarBan1 chromosome 6, sNarBan1.hap1, whole genome shotgun sequence genome window below encodes:
- the LOC138737582 gene encoding histone H4, translating into MSGRGKGGKGLGKGGAKRHRKVLRDNIQGITKPAIRRLARRGGVKRISGLIYEETRGVLKVFLENVIRDAVTYTEHAKRKTVTAMDVVYALKRQGRTLYGFGG; encoded by the coding sequence ATGTCAGGCAGAGGGAAAGGAGGTAAAGGACTGGGCAAAGGCGGAGCCAAGCGCCACCGTAAAGTTCTCCGTGATAACATCCAGGGCATCACCAAACCCGCCATCCGCCGCCTGGCTCGGCGTGGCGGGGTCAAGCGCATCTCGGGGCTGATCTACGAGGAGACCCGCGGGGTGCTGAAGGTTTTCCTGGAGAACGTGATCAGGGATGCGGTCACCTACACCGAGCACGCCAAGCGCAAGACGGTCACCGCCATGGATGTGGTGTACGCTCTGAAACGCCAGGGCCGCACTCTCTATGGCTTCGGCGGCTGA
- the LOC138736431 gene encoding histone H2B 1/2-like has translation MPDSKLASKKGAKKAVSKPTGKGGKKHRRSRKESYSIYIYKVLKQVHPDTGVSSKAMGIMNSFVSDIFERIAGEASRLAHYNKKSTISSREIQTAVRLLLPGELAKHAVSEGTKAVTKYTSSK, from the coding sequence ATGCCTGACTCGAAACTAGCGTCCAAGAAAGGTGCCAAGAAGGCAGTGTCCAAGCCAACTGGCAAAGGTGGTAAGAAGCACAGAAGATCAAGGAAGGAGAGTTACTCTATCTACATCTACAAAGTGTTGAAGCAAGTTCACCCCGATACTGGCGTCTCTTCCAAGGCTATGGGCATCATGAACTCTTTCGTCAGCGATATTTTTGAACGCATTGCTGGCGAAGCTTCCCGTCTGGCACATTACAACAAGAAGTCGACTATCAGCTCCCGGGAGATCCAGACTGCAGTGCGCCTGCTGTTGCCCGGGGAATTGGCCAAACACGCCGTGTCAGAGGGGACAAAGGCGGTGACCAAGTACACCAGCTCCAAGTAA